From a region of the Methanobrevibacter sp. TMH8 genome:
- the rqcH gene encoding ribosome rescue protein RqcH has translation MKTMSNVDINAICYELNSLLEGARVDKSFQPTNDTVIMRFHVKGTGRIDVIFQAGVRIHTTQYPLDNPKMPPSFPMVLRKHLKGANVVSIKQHHFDRVVEIKMKKEKTYTLIIELFSKGNIILLDDENNIIIPLKRKQWSDRDISSKKEYKFPPKRGINPLDLNKSDITELFENSDSDLIRTLARSGLGGIYSEEIILRSGIDKKKLATDLSDEEISKVYEIIMEIFAPLKDHNYAPNIVYSKSNGSDSSNISNISNESDKSNTSDTANAFNISNTSDDSNISNTSDDSNISNGSNLFDIEEDVLPLELELYMDEKKYQKKYFDTYNEAADEFFSKRIKNEIKGVQKGIWDKKVGKYSKRLKIQEETLAGFEETIIKSKEKGDLIYANYSQIENLLKVIENARSKDYSWKEIAKTLKEAKKSGMPGAQIVESMDKLGNLVLDIDNIKIAIDSKLPIPENAEVFYEKAKKAKRKIDGALIAINNTKKQLKKMEDKRDIALENVMVPQKRVKKDLKWYEKLRWFISSDNFLVIGGRDAGTNEAVVKKYLDNNDIYLHSDIHGAPSVVIKTEGNEVTDNTLKESAIFAASFSSAWPKNYGTQDVYWVNPDQVSKTPQSGEFVAKGSFIIRGNRNHIRGVNLKIAIGIVDYEGKRIMAGPVDAIKAHTDNYVIIKPGYIKKEAIAKKILHKINEDDLITLDDVVRVLPSGKCDIVDS, from the coding sequence ATGAAAACAATGTCAAATGTGGATATAAATGCTATATGTTATGAATTAAATAGTCTTCTTGAAGGTGCGAGAGTAGATAAATCATTTCAACCGACTAATGACACAGTTATCATGAGGTTTCATGTAAAAGGAACTGGAAGAATTGATGTTATTTTCCAAGCAGGTGTGAGAATTCATACTACTCAATATCCTCTTGATAATCCTAAAATGCCTCCATCATTTCCAATGGTTCTTAGAAAACATTTAAAAGGAGCTAATGTTGTTTCTATTAAACAACATCACTTTGATCGTGTTGTTGAAATAAAGATGAAAAAAGAAAAAACCTACACTCTTATAATTGAATTATTTTCAAAAGGAAATATAATTCTTCTTGATGATGAAAATAATATTATCATTCCTCTTAAGAGAAAACAATGGAGTGATAGAGATATAAGTTCTAAAAAAGAGTATAAATTTCCTCCTAAAAGAGGAATAAATCCATTAGATCTAAATAAATCTGATATAACTGAATTATTTGAAAATTCTGATTCTGATTTAATAAGAACTTTAGCTAGGAGTGGTCTTGGAGGAATATATTCTGAAGAAATTATTTTAAGATCTGGAATCGATAAAAAAAAGCTTGCAACTGATCTTTCTGATGAAGAAATATCTAAGGTATATGAAATAATCATGGAAATATTTGCACCTTTAAAAGACCATAATTATGCTCCTAATATTGTTTATAGTAAAAGTAATGGGTCTGATTCTTCTAATATTTCTAATATTTCTAATGAGTCTGATAAATCTAATACTTCTGATACTGCTAATGCTTTTAATATTTCTAATACTTCTGATGACTCTAATATTTCTAATACTTCTGATGACTCTAATATTTCTAATGGTTCTAACCTTTTTGATATTGAAGAAGATGTTTTACCCTTAGAATTAGAACTTTATATGGATGAAAAAAAATATCAGAAAAAATATTTTGATACTTATAATGAAGCTGCAGATGAATTCTTTTCAAAAAGAATTAAGAATGAAATAAAAGGGGTTCAAAAAGGAATCTGGGATAAAAAAGTCGGAAAATATTCAAAAAGACTTAAAATCCAGGAAGAAACATTAGCTGGCTTTGAAGAAACCATAATAAAATCTAAAGAAAAAGGAGATCTTATTTATGCTAACTATTCTCAGATTGAAAATCTTTTAAAAGTTATTGAGAATGCTAGGTCTAAAGATTATTCTTGGAAAGAAATAGCTAAAACCCTTAAAGAAGCTAAAAAATCTGGAATGCCAGGGGCTCAAATTGTTGAATCAATGGACAAGTTAGGTAATCTTGTTTTAGACATTGATAATATAAAAATAGCTATTGACTCAAAGTTACCTATTCCTGAAAATGCCGAAGTTTTTTATGAAAAAGCTAAAAAAGCTAAGAGAAAAATTGATGGTGCTTTAATAGCAATTAACAACACAAAAAAACAACTAAAGAAGATGGAAGACAAAAGAGATATAGCTTTGGAAAATGTTATGGTTCCGCAAAAAAGAGTGAAAAAGGATCTTAAATGGTATGAAAAGTTAAGATGGTTCATATCTTCAGATAATTTTTTAGTCATTGGTGGTCGTGATGCTGGTACTAATGAAGCTGTGGTTAAAAAATATTTAGATAATAATGACATATATCTTCACTCTGATATACATGGGGCACCTTCAGTTGTGATTAAGACCGAAGGTAATGAAGTAACTGATAACACTCTTAAAGAATCAGCTATTTTTGCAGCTTCTTTTTCAAGTGCTTGGCCGAAAAATTACGGAACTCAAGATGTATATTGGGTCAATCCAGATCAAGTTTCTAAAACCCCTCAGTCTGGAGAATTTGTAGCTAAAGGGTCCTTTATTATTCGAGGAAATAGGAATCATATTCGTGGAGTAAATTTGAAAATAGCTATTGGAATTGTTGATTATGAAGGAAAAAGAATAATGGCAGGTCCTGTTGATGCTATAAAGGCTCATACTGATAATTATGTTATAATAAAACCAGGTTATATTAAAAAAGAAGCAATAGCTAAGAAAATTCTTCATAAAATAAATGAAGACGATTTAATCACTTTAGATGACGTAGTCAGAGTTTTACCATCTGGTAAGTGTGATATTGTAGATTCTTAA
- a CDS encoding DUF5379 domain-containing protein: protein MEIDNSVKITSVHIVAAIITGYITSLMSLGMLPGIGNNELLAGVFGVIILYAIGRLCDSLFGKQEGFTKWLWDGILPFIFAWFVVWTLLINYAPVMY from the coding sequence ATGGAAATTGATAATAGTGTTAAAATCACTTCAGTACATATTGTAGCTGCTATAATTACTGGTTACATAACTTCTTTAATGAGTTTAGGAATGCTTCCAGGAATTGGTAATAATGAACTTTTAGCTGGAGTATTTGGAGTAATCATACTTTATGCTATAGGTCGTCTATGTGATAGTCTCTTTGGCAAACAAGAAGGATTCACAAAATGGTTATGGGATGGAATACTTCCATTTATATTTGCATGGTTTGTAGTTTGGACTCTTTTAATAAATTATGCACCTGTAATGTATTAA